From Coriobacteriia bacterium, the proteins below share one genomic window:
- a CDS encoding helix-turn-helix transcriptional regulator: protein MGEGGHRETRRCVRDDLGAPAATASSAGVASPLPGGERAMLSSTLRAPLWWLSVVVLGLYQMGIMLLNTAIYPQFVTTFSLAKDFGSVFAAALALALYVVATRRPALFAPRRALVVAGVALVAGVPLVGIALQFDSPGLLVGAVCVRGIGSTWAGTLACLLLVRLAQGHGLRSTLTALCSGWALSYALELAASLLPLGAQWLLFWASALVVLALLYRPTAPLVERTIAAPPIVELQVTNPRSFLSLSSALFVTLVLLKMSFGFAMTFSSVDDTPQGTILACVPALLVAVVLACGHVVRLDAFYKATMLCVLAGFLLVNPLVASVAELPALANVVLRAGGDLTRMLVFLLVAALGTRNPVGALPVALFVGGANALGSVAGAQLGIAANAVLASDPGMFALLLAVVVFAFVAYNVLAPAVFDLDETVRTVEEVVVEPQAASSVDVLAQASARVAADRGLTPREAEALELLAHGRSTQAIMERMVVSRSTAKTHVRNVYAKLEIHSQQELIDIVEAEAER from the coding sequence ATGGGCGAGGGCGGGCACCGTGAGACGCGCAGGTGTGTTCGCGACGACCTGGGCGCCCCTGCTGCGACGGCTTCGTCTGCCGGCGTCGCAAGCCCACTGCCTGGCGGGGAGCGCGCGATGCTTTCCTCGACCCTGCGCGCCCCTCTATGGTGGCTCTCCGTCGTGGTGCTCGGCCTGTACCAGATGGGCATCATGCTGTTGAACACGGCCATCTACCCGCAGTTCGTCACCACCTTCTCCCTGGCGAAAGACTTCGGCTCCGTCTTTGCTGCCGCGCTCGCGCTCGCGCTATACGTGGTCGCGACACGCCGGCCGGCCCTGTTTGCCCCGCGGCGCGCCCTCGTCGTCGCGGGCGTTGCCCTCGTCGCCGGCGTCCCGCTCGTGGGCATCGCCCTGCAGTTCGACAGCCCGGGCTTGCTCGTGGGCGCCGTGTGCGTGCGCGGCATCGGCTCCACGTGGGCGGGAACGCTTGCCTGTCTGCTGCTCGTCCGTCTCGCACAGGGGCACGGGCTGCGTTCGACGCTGACGGCCCTGTGCTCCGGCTGGGCGCTGAGCTACGCGCTGGAGCTCGCGGCGTCGCTGCTGCCGCTCGGGGCCCAGTGGCTGCTGTTCTGGGCGTCGGCCCTCGTCGTGCTGGCGCTGCTCTACCGGCCGACGGCCCCGCTCGTTGAGCGCACGATCGCGGCGCCTCCCATCGTCGAGCTGCAGGTGACGAACCCCCGCTCGTTCCTCTCGCTGTCCAGTGCGCTGTTCGTGACGCTCGTGCTGCTCAAGATGTCGTTCGGCTTTGCCATGACGTTTTCGAGCGTTGACGACACGCCGCAGGGCACGATCCTGGCATGCGTGCCAGCGCTGCTCGTGGCGGTGGTGCTGGCGTGCGGGCACGTCGTGCGGCTCGACGCGTTCTACAAGGCGACGATGCTGTGCGTGCTGGCGGGGTTCCTGCTCGTCAACCCGCTCGTCGCCAGCGTCGCGGAGCTGCCGGCGCTCGCGAACGTCGTGCTGCGCGCCGGTGGCGATCTCACGCGCATGCTCGTGTTCCTGCTCGTGGCGGCCCTCGGCACGCGCAACCCCGTCGGCGCCCTGCCGGTGGCACTGTTCGTGGGCGGCGCCAACGCGCTGGGAAGCGTCGCGGGCGCGCAGCTTGGCATCGCGGCCAACGCGGTGCTGGCGAGCGATCCGGGTATGTTCGCGCTGCTGCTCGCCGTCGTCGTGTTCGCCTTCGTCGCCTACAACGTGCTCGCGCCCGCCGTGTTCGACCTCGATGAGACGGTGCGCACGGTCGAGGAGGTCGTCGTGGAGCCGCAGGCGGCCTCGTCGGTGGACGTCCTCGCGCAGGCGAGCGCGCGCGTGGCAGCCGACCGGGGGCTCACGCCGCGCGAGGCGGAGGCGCTCGAACTGCTGGCGCATGGGCGCAGCACGCAGGCCATCATGGAGCGCATGGTCGTGTCGCGCAGCACGGCGAAGACGCACGTGCGCAACGTGTACGCCAAGCTCGAAATACACTCGCAGCAGGAGCTCATCGACATCGTTGAGGCGGAGGCCGAGCGTTAG
- the infC gene encoding translation initiation factor IF-3 yields MEWEVLRIAKSDEPRINEAIRSQTCRLIGVDGSQLGIFAIRDAQRVADDQGLDLVEIAPNAEPPVCRVMNYGKFKYEQEQKAKAARKNQVRVDIKEMKFRPKIDTGDYETKKKHVLRFLASGAKVKITIMFRGREMAHPEIGLNMLEKLAEDLKDVCTVEAQPKLEGRNMHMLVAPLRTTGKPGKAASVEADEAAEDDAE; encoded by the coding sequence ATCGAATGGGAGGTGTTACGCATAGCTAAGTCTGATGAGCCCCGCATCAACGAGGCGATTCGCAGCCAGACGTGCCGCCTGATCGGCGTTGATGGCAGCCAGCTCGGCATCTTTGCCATCCGCGACGCCCAGCGCGTCGCCGACGACCAGGGCCTCGACCTCGTCGAGATCGCTCCGAACGCCGAGCCGCCCGTCTGCCGTGTCATGAACTACGGCAAATTCAAGTACGAGCAGGAGCAGAAGGCCAAGGCCGCCCGCAAGAACCAGGTTCGGGTCGACATCAAAGAGATGAAGTTCCGACCGAAGATCGACACGGGTGACTACGAGACGAAGAAGAAGCACGTCCTGCGCTTCCTCGCCTCCGGTGCCAAGGTCAAGATCACGATCATGTTCCGCGGTCGTGAGATGGCCCACCCCGAGATCGGCTTGAACATGCTTGAGAAGCTGGCCGAGGACCTCAAGGACGTCTGCACGGTCGAGGCCCAGCCCAAGCTCGAGGGTCGCAACATGCACATGCTCGTTGCCCCCCTTCGCACGACCGGCAAGCCGGGCAAGGCAGCGTCCGTCGAGGCCGATGAGGCCGCCGAGGACGACGCCGAGTAA
- the rpmI gene encoding 50S ribosomal protein L35 — translation MPKMKTNKTVAKRFRKTATGKLMHARRNKRHILTKKTTKRKRQLRNEAALASATQRHYVNHVMQG, via the coding sequence ATGCCCAAGATGAAGACGAACAAGACGGTTGCCAAGCGCTTCCGCAAGACGGCCACCGGCAAGCTCATGCACGCCCGCCGCAACAAGCGTCACATCCTCACGAAGAAGACGACGAAGCGTAAGCGTCAGCTGCGCAACGAGGCTGCCCTGGCCAGCGCGACGCAGCGTCACTACGTCAACCACGTCATGCAGGGCTAA
- the rplT gene encoding 50S ribosomal protein L20 produces MARVKRAVMAKKKRRRILKLAKGYYGAKSRCYRAAKEQVQHSLMYAYRDRRNKKREIRKLWITRINAACRMNAMNYSNFMHGLKLAGIELDRKVLSQMAIEDPQSFADLCEASKKALAAA; encoded by the coding sequence ATGGCTCGTGTCAAGCGTGCAGTTATGGCCAAGAAGAAGCGTCGTCGCATTCTCAAGCTTGCGAAGGGCTACTACGGTGCTAAGTCGCGCTGCTACCGTGCGGCTAAGGAGCAGGTCCAGCACTCGCTCATGTACGCCTATCGCGATCGTCGCAACAAGAAGCGTGAGATCCGCAAGCTCTGGATCACCCGCATCAACGCCGCGTGCCGCATGAACGCGATGAACTACTCCAACTTCATGCACGGCCTCAAGCTGGCCGGCATCGAGCTGGACCGCAAGGTTCTCTCGCAGATGGCCATCGAGGACCCGCAGTCCTTCGCCGACCTGTGCGAGGCCTCCAAGAAGGCTCTCGCCGCTGCGTAA
- a CDS encoding FAD-dependent oxidoreductase codes for MQHQGTFVSRRGLLAGATALAAAAAAGHREVRVAHADESGAVTYAAVEPSMKGDITVFTTISNGAIAAVDVLDDVDTDGIRQAAVAGMGPRIVDQQNVGVDAVAGATITSMAIAAGVRDALGAAGLEVASFEKGSDAVAAGDKETLPDEEVDVVIVGAGMAGLSAAIEAARSGARVLVLEKLSYIGGSTRVCGGGLWAMGSSVNERIGADCSAEDYIAFMQDWSAPSELNVDLMQAIHDASGTTFDYLYDWGLPVTASGWSLGNPEAKLTCFWSTAGVGRAWETGESGIADFMATRAEQDGAQIRLNSAATGLIVEGDSVAGVEVEDLTSTYAVRAKSVILTSGGFTRNAELIEKYAPEYTDAFAFTGAGSTGDGLVMGEAAGAQVVGTGMMGLFGLNPNLGYYGSFGNFVWQAQVTVNAEGETFGMEGAFYGKTLKMLLEQTGACGYGICDSTNPVLDRLDQAAEAGCVGRYETLDELAAGEGIDAQALAVTCKEAGIEKAPFYCVVKRPLFIGSIPGLKVSGTCEVLDGNDEPIAGLYAAGELVFGNVFNNAYPCSGTGVGTSCYTGVIAARAALGR; via the coding sequence ATGCAGCATCAGGGGACATTCGTCAGCAGGCGCGGCCTTCTCGCTGGAGCCACAGCGCTGGCGGCTGCTGCGGCGGCAGGCCATCGCGAGGTTCGCGTTGCCCACGCCGACGAGTCGGGCGCCGTGACGTATGCGGCTGTCGAGCCGAGCATGAAGGGCGACATCACGGTCTTTACGACGATCTCGAACGGTGCCATCGCCGCTGTCGACGTCCTCGATGATGTGGACACGGACGGCATTCGTCAGGCTGCCGTGGCGGGGATGGGCCCGCGCATCGTCGACCAGCAAAACGTCGGCGTCGATGCGGTGGCCGGCGCGACGATCACGAGCATGGCGATCGCCGCCGGCGTGCGTGACGCGTTGGGGGCGGCGGGACTTGAGGTCGCGTCTTTCGAGAAGGGTAGCGACGCTGTTGCCGCGGGCGATAAGGAGACTCTGCCCGACGAGGAGGTCGATGTTGTCATCGTCGGAGCCGGCATGGCTGGTCTGAGCGCGGCTATCGAGGCCGCACGCAGCGGAGCACGCGTGCTCGTGCTCGAGAAGCTCTCCTACATCGGCGGCAGCACGCGCGTGTGCGGTGGCGGCCTGTGGGCCATGGGCTCCTCGGTGAACGAGCGCATCGGGGCCGACTGCTCCGCCGAGGACTACATAGCTTTCATGCAGGACTGGAGCGCGCCGAGCGAGCTCAACGTCGACCTGATGCAGGCCATCCACGATGCAAGCGGCACGACGTTCGACTACCTGTATGACTGGGGCCTGCCGGTCACGGCGTCGGGCTGGTCGTTGGGCAATCCCGAGGCCAAGCTCACCTGCTTCTGGAGCACGGCCGGCGTCGGGAGGGCCTGGGAGACCGGCGAGAGCGGTATCGCCGACTTCATGGCGACGCGCGCCGAGCAGGATGGCGCGCAGATCCGCCTGAACAGTGCGGCCACGGGCCTGATCGTGGAGGGAGACTCTGTGGCGGGTGTCGAGGTCGAGGACCTCACGAGCACCTATGCCGTGCGTGCCAAGAGCGTCATCCTCACCTCGGGCGGCTTCACGCGCAACGCCGAGCTCATCGAGAAGTACGCGCCCGAGTATACCGATGCGTTTGCGTTCACGGGTGCCGGCAGTACGGGCGACGGCCTCGTCATGGGAGAGGCGGCTGGCGCGCAGGTTGTCGGTACCGGCATGATGGGCCTGTTTGGCCTGAACCCCAACCTGGGCTACTACGGGAGCTTCGGCAACTTCGTGTGGCAGGCGCAGGTCACCGTTAACGCCGAGGGCGAGACGTTCGGCATGGAGGGCGCGTTCTACGGCAAGACGCTCAAGATGCTGCTCGAGCAGACGGGCGCCTGCGGCTATGGCATCTGCGACTCCACGAATCCCGTGCTTGACCGCCTGGACCAGGCTGCTGAGGCCGGCTGTGTGGGCCGCTACGAGACGCTGGATGAGCTGGCCGCTGGCGAGGGTATCGACGCGCAGGCCCTGGCAGTCACGTGCAAGGAGGCAGGCATCGAGAAGGCGCCGTTCTACTGCGTCGTGAAGCGCCCGCTGTTCATCGGCTCCATCCCGGGCCTCAAGGTGAGCGGGACGTGCGAGGTGCTCGACGGGAACGACGAGCCTATCGCCGGGCTCTACGCTGCCGGCGAGCTCGTGTTTGGCAACGTGTTCAACAACGCTTACCCGTGCTCTGGTACGGGCGTCGGGACGAGCTGCTACACTGGCGTCATCGCGGCGCGCGCCGCTCTCGGCCGGTAG